CGCGGTTGCGGACTTTCGAAAGCAGCGAGCGATGAAACTGCGTCTGTAGTACCGACCACGAACGCTTCAGTCCGTAAATCCAACCCGCGCCGCCGCTCGCCGAAGGCACGGGCGAATTGGCGAGACGCTCGACCCGCGAAGGCGGCGCGACTTCTCCCAGCGAATTCACCAGCGATTGGCTCTCGAAGCGTTCCTGCCAGAAGCTCGGTGGGAAACGTCGGGCGGCCGACGGGTTCTGGCCGCCGCCGATGTGGGCGAGCGGAGTCTCCAGCACATCGAAGACGAAATCCGCGCCGAGCGGGACATTCTCCGAGACCGAGGGATGCGAGATCCCGAGCTCGCCGGCCATCTCGCGGAAATAAGCGATCATCGCCTGCGGCGTGCCGTAAAAGGCGAGCTTGCCACCGTTATCTAACAGCAGGACCTTGTCGAAGAGTCCCATCACCTTCGCACCCGGGCGGTGCAGGGACGCGATGACGATCTTGTCTCGGGCGAGCGAGCGCAGGGTTTCCGCCACGTGCTCGGAGTCCTTCGAGGAAAGTCCCGAGATCGGCTCGTCGAAGAGATAGACCTCCGCCGGGCTGCCGAGATCGAGTCCGAGATTCAACCGGCTGCGCTCCCCGCCGCTGAGCGTCTTCTCCCCGGGGGATCCCACCCGCCGCCTGCCGATTGCCTGCAGGCCCAACTCCGCCATGATGCCGTGGGCGCGTCGCTCGACTTCCTCCGCCGAAAGGAAGGGGCGGCGGATTGTGGTCGCATGCCGCAGATGCTCGAGCACAGTGAGCTGCGGATTCAGCGCCTCCTCCTGCGGCATGTAAGCGATGAAGCGGATCAGCTCGAGCCGGTTCTGATAGAGCGAGGATTCGTTCAGCCGAACCCGTCCACGGCTCGGCTCGATCTGCCCGGCGAGCACCGAAAGCAAGGTGCTCTTGCCGCTGCCGCTGGGGCCGATGATGCAGAGCATCTCGCCGCGCCCGATCTCGAAGTTCACGTTATCGAGCGCGCGGATCCCCGGAACGAATTCGTGGATGAGATCTTGGGCGCGGAGCGATTCGATGAGATTGCGCTCCTCATCAATGATGCCCTCGCTAAAGCGGCACCGCAGGGCCTGGGTGCGGGAGAGGCGGATGATCGAGCCCTCGCGCAGGGGCGCGGACCCTTTGACGGGAATCCCGTCCGCGGTCACGGTTTCCTCCGCCTCGCGGACGAAGACGTCACCGGTCCGGCGTTCCAAGTCGAAGCGCACCCGCAGGATCACCCGAGGAGCCATGCCGGGGGCGAGCAGCAGATCGCCCCGGTCGAGCATCGCGGGATCGTTCGAGACCAGGAAGTCGCGCTGGTCCGCCTCCAAGCGGAAACGGCCGCCGGCTTCCACCCGGCGTCGGCGCAGGGCATCCAGCGGGATCGAGAAGCCGGAGGGATCGGATAGCCGCTCGTCATGGCGGCAGAGCACCGGCTTCCCCGGGGTGAGCAGCCCGCGACCTTCGACCACCAGTTCGGTCGGGCGCAGGGCTTCGATCTCGGCTTCCAGGCCGAAGCGGATGCGCACCGCACTCTGGCGGCTCCGCGCCCGCTCGCTGGTGAGACCCTCCTCCGTGGAGGCGAGAAAGATCGCCGGGCGATTCCCGGTGAGCTTCACGTTGAGGAAAAAGACGAGGTCCTCGCAGGTCAGGGTCCAGCCGGGCACCACGAGTTGCTGTCGCTCCCGCATCCGCAGGAAGGCACCGCTTTCCAAGGACCGCCCCCGCATCCAGAGCGGATTTTCACCGGTGTTCCGGACCAGCAGCAGGTCCGAGGCGCGGTAAACGCGGAAGGCGTGCCCCTTCGCTTCCTGGGGAAGCGCCACGTCGGCGTCCGCGTCGGCGGAGAAGATCAGACGCTCGAAGCCGCTGTGCTCGCTGGGAGCTTCCCCGCTCATTTCTGCCAGGATCAAGCGGGCCTGATCGGGGCGGCCGAGGCGTCGCAGGAAGACCTCGAAGGAGGCGCGGCTGCGTTCCGAGCGGCCCACGGCATCCACCAGCGTGTAGAGCTGGAGGCCCACCGCCATCTTCTGGGAGTCGTCTAGCAACTCTCTCAAATCCAGCGCAGTGCGCGCGAGCGGCTTCTGGTCGCGCACGGCCTTCTGCACCCGCCGGGCCAGCCAGCTGTGGTCCGCCTCGGGGAAGGCGCTGCGCAGCAGATCGAGGATCAGGTCGGCCTCGTCGGCATCCATCCGGCCGTCCAGGGTGGCGAAGCCGGTGAACGCATCCACCATCAGTGCCAAGACGCGGGATCCGGAGGAGCCGGAACGACGGCGATGGCGGAAGGCCCGCCACCAACTGCCGGTGACGTTGCGCGTTTCCTGGGCATCGTCGCCAGCCGTCTCGGGATCCATCCGCGCCATCAATGGCAAACAGGCTTGCGCCGGGCAAGAGCGCCGGAAAAAATTGGGTTTTCTTTCGAGGAACCGGGGCTACCCTGTCGCGCCCTTTGCACGTCCTGCCGGAGATGCTATGATCCCCGCGGGTTGCAGCAGGAGCTGCCCTCTAAAAGAATCATGTCTGAATCACCCCAGAACCGTCCGCCGCAGGGTCCAGGGACGCGCGGACCAAACGAACCGCCCGGTTTCAATTGGCGTCTGGCCATCCTTCTCGGTGCCGCGTTCCTCATTCTCGGCCTCGCCTTCTTCAATGCCGGCGGCAGAACGGCGGCCCAGCCCATGAACTATGCGGAGTTCCGCAAGAACTGGGACCAAGGCCGCGTGATCCTCGATGACCCGAAGCACCCGCTGAAGGTCACCACCAAGGAGAATGTCTACAGCGCCGAGATCTCCGGCTATCTGTACAAGGTTCCGCCGCGGAACAGCAACGAGGAGCCCGGCTCCCGCAAGAGCATCCAGGTTTCATCCCTGCCGATCTCGGAACTTTCCGATATCCTGGGCGAGAAGCTGCCGTTCCGGGTGGTGAACGAAGCCCCGCCTCAGCAAGGCGTGGAGGCGGTCTATCTTTCCAAGTTGGATTTCCGCCGCGTCGCCGCGCTTGAGGAGGTGAAGCCCGTCCAAGAGAACGCGCCGATCACGGTTTACTCGACCGACGGCACCAATGGTGTGGTCGTGGCCGTGCACGAGGTGCCCCCGGCTCCTTCCGAAGCCGATGCCAAGGCCCAGCCGATTCCTTTCCAAGTCAGCGCGAACCTGCTGATGCTCGGTGACGAGGTCGGTTCGATCCTTCGGGAGAAGGGGAGCGTCTACAAGGTGGAGAGCGATTTCCTCCGTAGCGCGATCTTCACCTTCCTGCCGGTCCTGCTGATCGTGCTGCTCCTGTTCTTCCTGTTCCGCCAGCAGATGAAGGCGGCGGGTCGCGGGGCGATGTCCTTCGGCAAGTCGAAGGCCCGCCTGCTTACCAGGGATCACAACAAGGTCACTTTCAAGGATGTCGCCGGGATTCAGGAAGCGAAGGAAGAGCTTTGGGAAATCGTCGATTTCCTCCGCGATCCCCGCAAGTTCCAGAAGCTTGGCGGCTCGATCCCGAAGGGCGTTCTGATGGTCGGTCCTCCGGGCACCGGCAAGACCCTGCTTGCCCGCGCTATCGCCGGTGAGGCGGATGTGCCCTTCTTCTCGATTTCCGGTTCCGACTTCGTCGAAATGTTCGTCGGCGTGGGTGCTTCCCGCGTGCGCGACATGTTCGAGCAGGGCAAGAAGCACGCGCCTTGCCTGATCTTCATCGACGAAATTGACGCTGTCGGTCGCCACCGCGGCCATGGCATGGGTGGCGGTCACGACGAGCGCGAGCAGACGCTCAACCAGCTCCTCGTGGAGATGGACGGCTTCGACACGCAGGAGGGTGTGATCATCATCGCCGCGACCAACCGTCCGGACGTGCTCGACCCTGCCTTGCTCCGTCCCGGTCGTTTCGACCGTCAGGTGACCGTTTCCCTTCCTGATGTGAACGGCCGCGAAGAAATCCTTCGCGTGCACGTGAAGAAGATCAAGCTGGCCCCGGGCACGGACCTCGGTGTCATTGCTCGCGGCACGCCCGGTTTCTCCGGTGCCGAGCTGGCGAACCTGATCAACGAGGCGGCCCTGCTTGCCGCCCGCCGCGGACTTTCCGCCGTGACCATCGCCGAGATGGAAGAAGCGCGCGACAAGGTCCGCTGGGGCCGCGAGCGCCGCAGCCTGGCCATGTCGGACAAGGAGCGCATCGGCACGGCTTGGCATGAAGCCGGTCACGCCTACCTCAACATGGTGCTGCCGCACACGCACCCGCTGCACAAGGTGACCATCATCCCGCGCGGGCCCTACCTCGGCGCGACGATGTATCTGCCGGAAGGGGACAAGTATTCCACCCAGCGGAAGGAAGCCCTTGCCAACCTCGTGGTGACCATGGGTGGCCGCATCGCGGAGTGCTTCATCACTGATGACGTTTCGAACGGTGCCTCGGGCGATATCCGCCAGGCCACCTCGCTGGCCCGTCACATGGTCTGCGAGTGGGGCATGAGCGAGAAGCTCGGCATGATCGAATATGGCGATGGCGACAGCCCCGTCTTCCTCGCTCGCGACGTTTCCCGCAGCCGCAACTACTCGGAAGATACCGCGCGCATCATCGATGCCGAGATCAAGCGCTTCATCGATGAAGCCTACGATCAAGCCACCGATATCCTCACCAAGAACAAGCACACCGTCGAGCTGATCGCGAAGGCTTTGCTGGAGTATGAAACCCTCGATGCCTCGCATCTGAAGGACATCATCGACCACGGCGAGATGCGCAATCCACCGAGCGCGCCCAAGCCGCCGCCGGTGCCCGAGGAATTCCGCAAGAAGCCGGCAGCGAAGCCGACCGAGGACAAGCCGGATGAAGGCGGTCCGCTGGCCGGTGAAGTGGTCGGAGCCCCGGCCTGAGCTAGGTCTGGCAAGATCCTGATTTCAAGGCGGCGTGGAGAGATCCACGCCGCTTTCGTTTTGCCCGGAGGATCGGAAGGACGGATCCTATGGCAACTCTGCCCGGCTAGAGCCGGAGAGGTGTCTCACATCCCCGCGAGGCGGTGATTCATCGCCACCGACTTTCTCAGGGCGCGCATCACATCGATCATCGGGATGTGGCCCTTGGCCGCATTGCGGCACTCGTCGTTGATGAAGGCGTTCCGGCTGACGTGGCGGCCGATCTCGCTGAAAAGCTGGCGCATCTGCGTGTCGATCAGGCCGAGTTGGGCCTTGAGCGAAGAGATGTCGCGGTTGGCCTGGCCGATCTGTTGGAAAGCGACCGAGGCCTCGGCCCGGTGCTTCTGGCGCTCCTCTGCCAGCTCCGTGTCGATTGCGTCCACCTTCGCATCGCCTTCGGCAATGCTGGCGGCGACCACGTCGCGGCGCTGCTTGAGCTCGGTGAACTGACCTTTGAGGTCGATCATCCGGCTCTTGGTCTTCTCGATCGCATCGGTGGTGCCCTCGCGCTGGAGGACCTCCAACTTCATCTTGAGGCCGTCATAGATCCGGCGGATCTCACGCGCTTGCTGGATCACCGAATCACGCTCGCGGGAGAGCTTCTCAAGGTCCGCAAGCAGCTCGGCACGCTCGCCCTCCAAGTCGGACTGTGAGTCCGACTTGGATCCGAGCAAATTTGAACGCTGCTCATGGGCATCCGCGAGGATCGCCTCGCAATCCTCCAGCTTGCCCCGGATTTCGTCCCGCTCCTTGATGAGCTTGCGCAGGTTCCAGTATTCCACGCCGAGCTCTTCGACTTCCTCCACCTGCTCCCATACCGACTGCCCGAGCACCTGCTCCGCCTCGCGCAGCAGGTGCATTTCGGAGGCTGCTTCGGCCATCCGGCGTTGGCGCCGGTTGACCCCGAAGGCTTGGGCCATTCGCGCGAGTATGTAGCGGGTGGTGGTCATTCGTTA
This window of the Luteolibacter rhizosphaerae genome carries:
- the ftsH gene encoding ATP-dependent zinc metalloprotease FtsH, which gives rise to MSESPQNRPPQGPGTRGPNEPPGFNWRLAILLGAAFLILGLAFFNAGGRTAAQPMNYAEFRKNWDQGRVILDDPKHPLKVTTKENVYSAEISGYLYKVPPRNSNEEPGSRKSIQVSSLPISELSDILGEKLPFRVVNEAPPQQGVEAVYLSKLDFRRVAALEEVKPVQENAPITVYSTDGTNGVVVAVHEVPPAPSEADAKAQPIPFQVSANLLMLGDEVGSILREKGSVYKVESDFLRSAIFTFLPVLLIVLLLFFLFRQQMKAAGRGAMSFGKSKARLLTRDHNKVTFKDVAGIQEAKEELWEIVDFLRDPRKFQKLGGSIPKGVLMVGPPGTGKTLLARAIAGEADVPFFSISGSDFVEMFVGVGASRVRDMFEQGKKHAPCLIFIDEIDAVGRHRGHGMGGGHDEREQTLNQLLVEMDGFDTQEGVIIIAATNRPDVLDPALLRPGRFDRQVTVSLPDVNGREEILRVHVKKIKLAPGTDLGVIARGTPGFSGAELANLINEAALLAARRGLSAVTIAEMEEARDKVRWGRERRSLAMSDKERIGTAWHEAGHAYLNMVLPHTHPLHKVTIIPRGPYLGATMYLPEGDKYSTQRKEALANLVVTMGGRIAECFITDDVSNGASGDIRQATSLARHMVCEWGMSEKLGMIEYGDGDSPVFLARDVSRSRNYSEDTARIIDAEIKRFIDEAYDQATDILTKNKHTVELIAKALLEYETLDASHLKDIIDHGEMRNPPSAPKPPPVPEEFRKKPAAKPTEDKPDEGGPLAGEVVGAPA
- a CDS encoding ATP-binding cassette domain-containing protein → MDPETAGDDAQETRNVTGSWWRAFRHRRRSGSSGSRVLALMVDAFTGFATLDGRMDADEADLILDLLRSAFPEADHSWLARRVQKAVRDQKPLARTALDLRELLDDSQKMAVGLQLYTLVDAVGRSERSRASFEVFLRRLGRPDQARLILAEMSGEAPSEHSGFERLIFSADADADVALPQEAKGHAFRVYRASDLLLVRNTGENPLWMRGRSLESGAFLRMRERQQLVVPGWTLTCEDLVFFLNVKLTGNRPAIFLASTEEGLTSERARSRQSAVRIRFGLEAEIEALRPTELVVEGRGLLTPGKPVLCRHDERLSDPSGFSIPLDALRRRRVEAGGRFRLEADQRDFLVSNDPAMLDRGDLLLAPGMAPRVILRVRFDLERRTGDVFVREAEETVTADGIPVKGSAPLREGSIIRLSRTQALRCRFSEGIIDEERNLIESLRAQDLIHEFVPGIRALDNVNFEIGRGEMLCIIGPSGSGKSTLLSVLAGQIEPSRGRVRLNESSLYQNRLELIRFIAYMPQEEALNPQLTVLEHLRHATTIRRPFLSAEEVERRAHGIMAELGLQAIGRRRVGSPGEKTLSGGERSRLNLGLDLGSPAEVYLFDEPISGLSSKDSEHVAETLRSLARDKIVIASLHRPGAKVMGLFDKVLLLDNGGKLAFYGTPQAMIAYFREMAGELGISHPSVSENVPLGADFVFDVLETPLAHIGGGQNPSAARRFPPSFWQERFESQSLVNSLGEVAPPSRVERLANSPVPSASGGAGWIYGLKRSWSVLQTQFHRSLLSKVRNRGTLYSTLLEAPLLALLVGVTLRSSKEGSYEFHTALHIPAYLFLSATVAMFLGLTNSATEILRDRPILRRERNCRPNPLLYVTAKFGALGLVAAAQCLAYTVIGHTILEIKGTILSQWLWMTLTACTGTGLALLVSSLVKTERAALTAVPLLLVPQMLLAGALVPFREMNRGLFENSGIERERGGTPVPSRFMPLRHAYEAMVVTQATRNPYEIERIRIQRRVDAIKEVTETLEPAVAERLQLMLEALVKLGAADSTNTADARDLAERITDLARGGTRLQIESIRVQSSDPKARPISEFFVNNRIDLLVREAETFRVDYRNNDGTRNIFLGLKKPVGGDWLETVDYDAILLLLVMISSGGLTAAVLGIQNRRTR